A region of Methyloversatilis discipulorum DNA encodes the following proteins:
- a CDS encoding type II toxin-antitoxin system RelE/ParE family toxin, with the protein MAETLHRVELTDSFLARLEAIETFLIEADAGAAFDDLLDQLRSTVIPNLARFPRIGRRYLDHPPQSAEALSLLSAMPTAAADSLREYLHGDYLMLYTVVDELATVYLLTIRHHRQLSFDFAGLWPAGS; encoded by the coding sequence ATGGCTGAAACCCTGCACCGGGTTGAGCTGACCGACAGTTTTCTGGCGCGCCTCGAAGCCATCGAAACCTTTCTGATAGAAGCCGATGCGGGCGCGGCCTTCGACGACCTGCTCGATCAGTTGCGCAGCACGGTCATCCCCAATCTGGCCCGCTTTCCTCGCATCGGTCGGCGCTACCTTGACCACCCGCCCCAATCCGCCGAAGCGCTCAGCTTGCTTTCCGCCATGCCGACAGCGGCCGCCGATTCCCTTCGCGAGTATCTGCACGGCGACTACCTCATGCTCTACACCGTGGTCGACGAATTGGCGACGGTCTACCTCCTCACCATCCGCCACCATCGGCAGTTGTCGTTCGATTTTGCGGGGCTTTGGCCGGCGGGAAGTTGA
- the glmU gene encoding bifunctional UDP-N-acetylglucosamine diphosphorylase/glucosamine-1-phosphate N-acetyltransferase GlmU: MQIVILAAGQGKRMRSALPKVLQPLSDRPLLGHVLRTAASLNPSHTCVVYGHGGDAVRAAFPDLAVDWALQAEQLGTGHAVRQALPHLSRDEPVLILYGDVPLLRADTLVKLAEAAGNDKLAILTVSFDEPTGYGRIVRDGEGRIVRIVEQKDASEAERAIREVNTGIMVVPGGKLAGWLDQLSNDNAQREYYLTDVVAAAVRDGVPVVSTQPARVSETLGVNDKAQLAELERIHQRENAERLLTEGVTLRDPARIDVRGELVCGRDVEIDIGCIFEGRVELGDGVKVGAHSVLRNVTVAAGTVIAPFCHFDDAVVGAGCQLGPYARLRPGANLAEDVHIGNFVEVKNSDIAAHSKANHLAYVGDATVGSRVNIGAGTICCNYDGANKFRTIIEDDVFIGSDTQLVAPVTVGRGATLGAGTTLTQDAPPGELTISRVRQTTITGWTRPVKKKK; encoded by the coding sequence ATGCAGATCGTCATTCTGGCAGCCGGGCAAGGCAAGCGCATGCGCTCCGCCCTGCCCAAGGTGCTGCAACCCCTGTCTGACCGCCCGCTGCTCGGGCATGTGCTGCGCACCGCAGCGTCTCTGAACCCGTCGCACACCTGCGTGGTGTACGGCCACGGTGGCGACGCAGTGCGCGCGGCCTTCCCCGATCTCGCGGTCGACTGGGCGCTGCAGGCCGAACAGCTCGGCACCGGCCACGCGGTCCGCCAGGCGCTGCCGCATCTGTCGCGCGACGAGCCGGTGCTCATCCTCTACGGCGACGTGCCGCTGCTGCGCGCCGACACGCTGGTCAAGCTGGCCGAAGCGGCCGGCAACGACAAGCTCGCCATCCTCACCGTCAGCTTCGACGAACCCACCGGCTACGGCCGCATCGTGCGCGACGGCGAAGGCCGCATCGTGCGCATCGTCGAGCAGAAGGATGCCTCAGAGGCCGAGCGCGCCATCCGCGAAGTGAACACCGGCATCATGGTCGTGCCCGGCGGCAAGCTCGCCGGCTGGCTCGACCAGCTGTCGAACGACAACGCCCAACGCGAGTACTACCTGACCGACGTGGTCGCCGCCGCAGTGCGCGACGGTGTGCCGGTGGTGAGCACGCAGCCGGCCCGCGTGTCGGAAACGCTGGGCGTGAACGACAAGGCGCAACTGGCCGAACTCGAACGCATCCACCAGCGCGAAAACGCCGAGCGACTGCTGACCGAAGGCGTCACGCTGCGCGACCCGGCACGCATCGACGTGCGCGGCGAGCTGGTCTGTGGCCGCGACGTCGAGATCGACATCGGCTGCATCTTCGAAGGTCGCGTCGAACTGGGCGACGGCGTCAAGGTGGGCGCGCACTCGGTGCTGCGCAACGTCACCGTCGCCGCCGGCACCGTCATCGCGCCCTTCTGCCATTTCGACGACGCCGTGGTCGGCGCCGGCTGCCAGCTCGGCCCCTACGCGCGTCTGCGCCCCGGCGCGAACCTGGCGGAAGACGTGCACATCGGCAACTTCGTCGAAGTGAAGAACAGCGACATCGCCGCCCACAGCAAGGCCAACCACCTAGCCTACGTCGGCGATGCCACCGTGGGCAGCCGCGTGAACATCGGTGCCGGCACCATCTGCTGCAACTACGACGGCGCCAACAAGTTCCGCACCATCATCGAAGACGACGTGTTCATCGGCTCCGACACCCAGCTGGTTGCGCCGGTCACCGTCGGCCGTGGCGCCACGCTGGGCGCCGGCACCACGCTGACGCAGGACGCACCGCCGGGCGAGCTCACCATCTCGCGCGTGCGCCAGACCACCATCACCGGCTGGACCCGGCCGGTGAAGAAAAAGAAATGA
- a CDS encoding Fic family protein — protein MPAFRHHDLSLLNTTFDSPLVDVVTELEHLRRLRLEGSTPAPVFFQLKQIFHMLESLGSARIEGNHTTLADYVESRLEDVAASVSDTLREMANIEEAMAFIEAHFAPGDDITEHLVRELHALTVRDLQREGDATPGAYRQGSVRISQSDHLPPEALQVPQYMSELVAFINQPDPPKYDLIKVALAHHRFAWIHPFGNGNGRVVRLLTYTLMIKYGFDVRAGGRVLNPTAVFCNDRDRYYAMLSQADTGTQEGREAWCIYVLSGVRDELDKVARLTDQGYLIDRILTPALRHARERESLTQMEERVLMATAHTGIAKAGDLKAAMPGMTEAQRTYQIRKLVERRMLVPIHDGARQYTVGFSNSVLLRGVIRALTAEGFIPEALNRPG, from the coding sequence ATGCCTGCCTTCCGCCATCATGATCTGAGTCTGCTCAACACCACCTTCGACTCACCCCTGGTCGATGTGGTGACCGAGCTCGAACATCTGCGCCGTCTCCGGCTGGAGGGCAGCACGCCCGCGCCGGTGTTCTTCCAGCTCAAGCAGATCTTCCACATGCTGGAAAGCCTGGGGTCGGCCCGCATCGAAGGCAACCACACCACGCTGGCCGACTATGTCGAGAGCCGGCTGGAAGACGTTGCGGCAAGCGTGAGTGACACGCTGCGTGAAATGGCCAATATCGAAGAGGCCATGGCCTTCATCGAGGCGCATTTCGCGCCCGGCGACGACATCACCGAACATCTTGTGCGCGAGTTGCATGCGCTGACGGTGCGCGACCTGCAGCGGGAGGGCGACGCCACCCCCGGCGCCTACCGCCAGGGGTCGGTGCGGATTTCGCAGTCCGACCACCTTCCACCCGAGGCGCTGCAGGTGCCGCAGTACATGAGCGAGCTGGTGGCCTTCATCAATCAGCCTGACCCGCCCAAGTACGACCTGATCAAGGTCGCGCTCGCCCACCACCGCTTCGCGTGGATACACCCCTTCGGCAACGGCAACGGGCGTGTGGTCCGGCTGCTGACCTATACCTTGATGATCAAGTACGGCTTCGACGTCAGGGCAGGCGGGCGGGTGCTGAATCCGACCGCGGTGTTCTGCAACGACCGCGACCGCTATTACGCCATGCTCAGTCAGGCGGACACCGGCACGCAGGAAGGACGCGAGGCGTGGTGCATCTACGTGCTGTCCGGCGTGCGCGACGAACTGGACAAGGTGGCCCGGCTGACCGATCAGGGCTATCTCATCGACCGCATCCTCACGCCGGCCTTGCGCCATGCGCGCGAGCGCGAATCATTGACGCAGATGGAAGAGCGGGTGCTCATGGCGACGGCCCACACAGGGATCGCCAAGGCGGGCGACCTGAAAGCGGCGATGCCCGGGATGACGGAAGCCCAACGCACCTACCAGATCCGCAAACTGGTGGAGCGCCGGATGCTCGTACCGATCCACGACGGTGCACGTCAGTACACCGTGGGTTTCAGCAACAGCGTGCTGCTGCGCGGCGTGATCCGCGCACTGACGGCGGAAGGGTTCATCCCCGAGGCGTTGAACCGCCCCGGTTGA
- a CDS encoding DUF4124 domain-containing protein, producing MKAAALYAALCMLPVTLFAGDTVHRWVDERGVVNYGDAPPEGRKSTPIRTVDPLTVTGSPSPARAATPPSPASGMADRDAVQREVESALQRERTSVAQESAARQEAAMAEARKRCLEQRRVDCDDPAVLDDTLYGVPPRIIRRHPPLYPPIARPPAPPPERPMLMRKLP from the coding sequence ATGAAAGCCGCCGCCCTTTACGCCGCTCTCTGCATGCTGCCCGTGACGCTGTTCGCGGGCGACACGGTTCACCGCTGGGTCGATGAACGCGGCGTCGTGAATTACGGCGACGCACCGCCAGAGGGGCGCAAATCGACGCCGATACGCACGGTCGATCCGCTCACCGTGACCGGGTCACCGTCCCCGGCCCGCGCCGCGACACCGCCAAGCCCCGCCAGTGGCATGGCAGACCGCGACGCGGTACAGCGCGAGGTTGAATCGGCGCTGCAGCGGGAACGTACGTCGGTCGCGCAAGAGAGTGCGGCAAGGCAGGAGGCGGCGATGGCGGAAGCACGCAAGCGCTGCCTGGAACAGCGGCGTGTGGATTGCGACGATCCGGCGGTGCTGGACGACACCCTGTACGGCGTACCGCCGCGCATCATCCGTCGCCACCCTCCCCTGTACCCGCCGATCGCCCGTCCGCCCGCACCGCCGCCGGAGCGGCCGATGCTGATGCGCAAGTTGCCGTAG
- a CDS encoding YecA/YgfB family protein, with protein MKRGKQKGLRVRNAVQRPDEAFSFGPFRMMRFGRHLVSQTDWSPKEFDKFQARLVADYDSVVQAIDRDIADASALVATLDPLAILHRAWWERSAATIGIDSEVELGPEHAQAARMLDYVQSLVAGTPPIAFPPNELTDEAWNNLQQLVEAIFQKLNSEYFLCTTAKRRQSGAEVDSAFEEFHFLTQLYWCNVRGEQYQNHHVQALRELLAPQTDALQQLYGLSSAQLCDELEKIWHSLTKGIFDAFDAMDAFRLKSLAALDADINAGVVLDGELEELFNESLVRHELEAEHNRAVGLFFFYDLFDLQKVTDLPLAFLDDFSWAPGQDKEFFAEGPFKGWPLRVWPIFKRPFIKLDGRYYCFDLSGLFDHFYRQLEKRMFAEGQRLKQAWIEARKEVTETLPFVYMQRLLPGAICFKEIYYWLGEAGTAAARYETDGVLVIDDHLFIVEIKSGSFTYTSPATDVDAHVQSIKNLVSAPAKQGNRFLRYLQSADEVPLLDHSGNETARLRLSDYRQVTICAITLDPFTEIAAQVQHLSPIGIDVGDVPVWSLSLDDLRVYSDVFVNPLEFLHYVQVRTRALKSDIVQLDDELDHLGLYLQHNHYPKYADELHGGAKAHLQFIGYRQEIDRFFAARLADPALPSPLRQRMPTGMAALLEFLTLSGKTGRSAIAAYLLDLSGEWRDSLFNMFAQEARQSGAEPPRPFSTYGEVRLTAFACAPGRTCPSADKMRDHVRAIMVMHEEPDRVLLALSYDDAGAVHDAEWHFLRSADITVFELPAYQAKGEVLRRARLKKAIKTRRRIGRNEPCPCGSGKKFKKCCGPALMG; from the coding sequence ATGAAACGCGGTAAGCAAAAGGGACTTCGTGTTCGCAATGCAGTTCAACGTCCCGATGAGGCTTTCAGCTTCGGCCCCTTTCGCATGATGCGCTTCGGGCGCCACCTCGTTTCGCAGACCGACTGGTCACCTAAAGAGTTCGACAAATTTCAGGCACGCCTCGTTGCGGACTATGACTCAGTTGTGCAAGCGATTGACCGAGACATAGCCGACGCTTCGGCGTTGGTCGCAACTCTAGACCCGCTGGCAATTTTGCACCGCGCATGGTGGGAGAGAAGCGCAGCTACTATTGGGATTGATAGTGAGGTCGAGCTAGGGCCAGAGCATGCGCAGGCTGCGCGAATGCTCGACTACGTTCAGAGCCTCGTTGCCGGAACGCCGCCTATCGCATTCCCACCAAACGAGCTGACCGACGAAGCTTGGAACAATCTCCAACAGTTGGTTGAGGCCATTTTTCAGAAGCTGAACTCGGAGTACTTCTTATGCACTACAGCAAAGCGCCGACAGAGCGGCGCAGAAGTTGACAGCGCATTCGAGGAGTTTCACTTTCTGACTCAGCTCTATTGGTGCAATGTCAGGGGAGAGCAGTATCAGAACCATCACGTCCAAGCACTCCGCGAGCTACTAGCACCACAGACCGATGCGCTCCAACAACTCTATGGGCTGAGTAGCGCTCAGCTCTGCGACGAGCTGGAGAAGATTTGGCACTCACTTACCAAGGGCATCTTCGATGCCTTTGATGCCATGGATGCGTTCAGACTAAAGTCTCTGGCAGCGCTGGACGCAGACATCAATGCTGGGGTCGTACTAGACGGCGAGCTAGAGGAGTTATTTAACGAATCACTCGTCCGTCATGAGCTTGAAGCTGAACATAACCGGGCAGTCGGCCTCTTTTTTTTCTACGACCTCTTTGACCTGCAGAAGGTGACGGACCTGCCGCTTGCGTTCCTTGACGACTTTTCTTGGGCGCCGGGCCAGGATAAAGAGTTCTTTGCCGAAGGACCCTTCAAAGGGTGGCCGCTGCGTGTGTGGCCCATATTTAAGCGGCCCTTTATCAAGCTGGACGGAAGGTATTACTGCTTCGATTTGAGCGGCCTATTCGACCATTTCTACAGGCAGCTCGAAAAGCGCATGTTCGCTGAGGGCCAACGCCTCAAGCAAGCGTGGATCGAAGCCCGCAAGGAGGTCACCGAGACCTTACCGTTCGTGTACATGCAACGGCTCTTGCCTGGCGCAATCTGCTTTAAGGAGATCTACTACTGGCTTGGCGAGGCTGGGACTGCCGCTGCTCGGTATGAAACGGACGGAGTACTTGTGATTGACGATCACCTGTTCATCGTCGAAATCAAGTCAGGTTCGTTTACATATACGTCACCCGCGACCGATGTCGATGCGCACGTACAGTCGATCAAGAACCTCGTTTCCGCGCCCGCCAAACAAGGCAACCGGTTCCTTCGATACCTGCAATCAGCCGATGAGGTGCCGTTGCTCGACCACTCTGGTAATGAGACTGCCCGCCTGAGACTTAGTGACTATCGTCAAGTCACGATCTGCGCTATCACCCTTGATCCTTTCACGGAGATCGCCGCTCAGGTTCAGCATCTATCGCCTATCGGCATTGACGTGGGGGATGTACCCGTGTGGTCATTGTCTCTTGACGACCTGCGCGTGTACTCAGACGTCTTTGTGAATCCGCTTGAGTTCCTTCATTACGTCCAGGTGCGCACGAGAGCGCTCAAATCGGACATCGTGCAACTCGACGACGAACTGGACCATTTGGGGCTATACCTTCAACACAATCACTACCCCAAATACGCGGACGAACTTCACGGCGGAGCAAAGGCGCACCTCCAGTTCATCGGCTACCGACAAGAGATTGACAGGTTTTTCGCTGCGCGATTGGCGGACCCAGCGCTCCCATCGCCTCTCCGTCAAAGGATGCCTACGGGCATGGCGGCCCTGCTGGAGTTCTTGACGTTAAGCGGAAAGACCGGTCGCTCAGCGATCGCAGCCTACCTTCTCGACTTGAGCGGAGAATGGCGAGATAGCCTGTTCAACATGTTTGCCCAAGAGGCGAGACAGTCAGGCGCGGAGCCACCACGACCCTTTTCGACGTATGGAGAGGTGCGCCTGACTGCGTTCGCATGTGCGCCCGGGCGTACATGTCCGTCAGCAGACAAGATGCGCGATCACGTGAGGGCAATCATGGTGATGCATGAAGAACCGGATCGGGTACTACTTGCGCTCTCCTACGATGACGCTGGGGCAGTCCATGATGCCGAATGGCACTTCTTGCGAAGCGCAGACATCACGGTCTTCGAACTGCCGGCATATCAAGCGAAGGGAGAGGTTCTTAGGAGAGCTCGGCTTAAGAAGGCGATCAAAACGCGTAGACGTATTGGGCGAAACGAGCCTTGCCCTTGCGGCTCAGGCAAGAAGTTCAAGAAGTGCTGTGGCCCGGCGCTAATGGGATGA
- the glmS gene encoding glutamine--fructose-6-phosphate transaminase (isomerizing), with protein sequence MCGIVAAIAGQNIVPVLLEGLRKLEYRGYDSAGLAVLNGANGTELRRLRSVGRVAELATQASEQQLDAAIGIAHTRWATHGVPSERNAHPHISDGLAVVHNGIIENFEPLRARLTGLGYTFTSETDTEVIAHLVRHHLKTTPDLLDAVRATCGELIGAYAIAIVTEGEDSRIVVARHGSPLVLGQSDNGNYAASDTSALLQVTRNMIYLEDGDMAELTRNSMRVMRLDGTPVDRPVQVSQLSADAVELGSYRHYMQKEIFEQPAALSNTLEMLAQARSITPNLFGVEADNVFRSVRRVLVLACGTSFHAGLVARYWLEDIAGIECSVEIASEYRYRKPVADPDTLVVTISQSGETADTLAALKYAKSLGMTRTLAICNVPESAIVRESSLRFITRAGPEIGVASTKAYTTQLAALALLTLAMAKTRGTLSVAQEEKYLGALRHLPGAVTRVLELEPQIQAWAERFAMKHHALFLGRGQHYPIALEGALKLKEISYIHAEAYPAGELKHGPLALVDRDMPVIAIAPNDALIEKLKSNIQEVRARGGELYVIADAGTEMVEGEGVHILNMPENYGLLSPVLHVVPLQLLAYHAALVKGTDVDKPRNLAKSVTVE encoded by the coding sequence ATGTGTGGCATCGTCGCGGCCATCGCCGGCCAGAACATCGTTCCCGTACTGCTCGAAGGGCTGCGCAAGCTCGAATACCGCGGCTATGACTCGGCCGGCCTCGCCGTGCTGAATGGCGCCAACGGCACCGAACTGCGCCGCCTGCGCTCGGTCGGCCGCGTGGCCGAACTGGCCACCCAGGCCAGCGAACAGCAGCTCGACGCCGCCATCGGCATCGCCCACACCCGCTGGGCCACGCACGGCGTGCCGTCCGAGCGCAACGCGCACCCGCACATCAGCGACGGTCTGGCCGTCGTGCACAACGGCATCATCGAGAACTTCGAACCGCTGCGCGCCCGCCTCACCGGCCTTGGCTACACCTTCACGTCGGAAACCGACACCGAGGTCATCGCCCACCTGGTGCGCCACCATCTGAAGACCACGCCCGACCTGCTCGACGCCGTGCGCGCCACCTGCGGCGAACTGATCGGCGCCTACGCCATCGCCATCGTCACCGAAGGCGAAGACTCGCGCATCGTCGTCGCCCGCCACGGCTCGCCGCTGGTGCTGGGCCAGTCGGACAACGGCAACTACGCCGCCTCCGATACCTCGGCGCTGCTGCAGGTCACGCGCAACATGATCTACCTCGAAGACGGCGACATGGCCGAACTCACCCGCAACTCGATGCGCGTCATGCGTCTCGACGGCACGCCGGTCGACCGCCCGGTGCAGGTGAGCCAGCTGTCGGCCGACGCGGTCGAACTGGGCAGCTACCGCCACTACATGCAGAAAGAGATTTTCGAGCAGCCGGCCGCGCTGTCGAACACGCTCGAAATGCTGGCCCAGGCGCGCTCGATCACGCCCAACCTGTTCGGCGTCGAAGCCGACAACGTGTTCCGCTCGGTGCGCCGCGTGCTCGTGCTCGCCTGCGGCACCAGCTTCCACGCCGGTCTGGTCGCCCGCTACTGGCTGGAAGACATCGCCGGCATCGAATGCTCGGTCGAAATCGCCAGCGAATACCGCTACCGCAAGCCGGTGGCCGACCCCGACACGCTGGTCGTCACCATTTCGCAGTCCGGCGAAACCGCCGACACGCTGGCCGCGTTGAAGTACGCCAAGTCGCTCGGCATGACCCGCACGCTTGCGATCTGCAACGTGCCGGAATCGGCCATCGTGCGCGAATCGTCACTGCGTTTCATCACCCGCGCCGGCCCGGAAATCGGTGTTGCCTCGACCAAGGCCTACACCACTCAGCTCGCCGCGCTCGCGCTGCTCACGCTGGCCATGGCCAAGACCCGCGGCACGCTCAGCGTCGCGCAGGAAGAGAAATACCTCGGCGCGCTGCGCCACCTGCCGGGCGCGGTCACACGCGTGCTCGAGCTTGAGCCCCAGATCCAGGCCTGGGCCGAACGCTTCGCCATGAAGCACCACGCCCTCTTCCTCGGCCGCGGCCAGCACTACCCGATCGCGCTCGAAGGCGCGCTCAAGCTCAAGGAAATTTCCTACATCCACGCCGAAGCCTACCCGGCCGGCGAACTGAAGCACGGCCCGCTGGCGCTGGTCGACCGCGACATGCCGGTCATCGCCATCGCCCCGAACGACGCGCTGATCGAAAAGCTCAAGAGCAACATCCAGGAAGTCCGCGCCCGCGGCGGCGAGCTCTACGTCATCGCCGACGCCGGCACCGAAATGGTCGAAGGCGAAGGCGTGCACATCCTGAACATGCCGGAGAACTACGGCCTGCTGTCACCGGTACTGCACGTCGTGCCGCTGCAACTGCTCGCCTACCACGCGGCGCTGGTGAAGGGCACCGACGTGGACAAGCCGCGGAATCTGGCGAAAAGCGTGACGGTGGAGTGA
- a CDS encoding type II toxin-antitoxin system Phd/YefM family antitoxin: MGFSARDVVPFTQARANLSELAEQAKAGAEKIITKNGESYVALIDADRLDYYHRLERERIHLLLLEDARRGLDDIAAGRTQPADAAIASLQKRRAKTHG; this comes from the coding sequence ATGGGTTTTTCAGCGCGCGACGTGGTGCCCTTCACCCAGGCACGTGCCAACCTTTCGGAGCTGGCCGAGCAGGCCAAGGCTGGCGCCGAAAAGATCATCACCAAGAACGGCGAAAGCTATGTCGCGCTGATCGACGCCGACCGGCTGGACTACTACCACCGGCTGGAACGCGAACGCATCCATCTGCTTCTGCTTGAAGACGCCCGTCGCGGTCTGGACGACATTGCAGCAGGCCGGACCCAGCCGGCTGATGCCGCAATCGCCAGTCTCCAGAAGCGTCGCGCGAAGACACATGGCTGA
- a CDS encoding glutamate synthase subunit beta — MGKSTGFLEYQRLSEASLPVAERVRNYKEFVLHLSDEEAKIQGARCMDCGIPFCNSGCPVNNIIPDFNDLVYRQDWKQAIEVLHSTNNFPEFTGRICPAPCEAACTLNINSDAVGIKSIEHAIIDKAWENGWVVPQPPATKTGKKVAVVGSGPAGMAAAQQLARAGHDVTVFEKNSRVGGLLRYGIPDFKMEKSHIDRRIAQMEAEGVTFRTGVQVGPLPEGSPVHSDAATVVSPEQLKAEFDAVILAGGAEQPRDLPVPGRELAGVHFAMDFLPLQNRVVAGDTVPDQIMATGKHVVVIGGGDTGSDCVGTSNRHGAASVIQFELMPQPPEAENKPLVWPYWPIKLRTSSSHEEGCERDWAIATKEFIGENGKVTQVKTVRVEWKDGRMQEVAGTEQLLKADLVLLAMGFVSPAGSIIESFGVEKDGRGNARATTDGEGCYATNVPKVFAAGDMRRGQSLVVWAIREGRQCAREVDQFLMGSTTLPR; from the coding sequence ATGGGAAAGTCCACCGGTTTTCTTGAGTACCAGCGTCTGTCCGAAGCTTCGCTGCCGGTCGCCGAGCGCGTGCGCAACTACAAGGAGTTCGTGCTCCACCTGAGCGACGAAGAGGCGAAGATCCAGGGCGCGCGCTGCATGGACTGCGGCATCCCGTTCTGCAACAGCGGCTGCCCGGTCAACAACATCATCCCCGACTTCAATGACCTGGTTTACCGCCAGGACTGGAAGCAGGCGATCGAGGTGCTGCACTCGACCAACAACTTCCCGGAATTCACCGGCCGCATCTGTCCGGCGCCGTGCGAAGCCGCCTGTACGCTGAACATCAACAGCGACGCGGTGGGCATCAAGTCGATCGAGCACGCCATCATCGACAAGGCCTGGGAAAACGGCTGGGTCGTGCCGCAGCCGCCGGCGACGAAGACCGGCAAGAAGGTCGCCGTCGTCGGTTCGGGCCCGGCCGGCATGGCCGCCGCGCAGCAACTGGCGCGCGCCGGTCACGACGTGACCGTGTTCGAAAAGAACAGCCGCGTCGGCGGTCTGCTGCGCTACGGCATCCCCGACTTCAAGATGGAAAAGTCGCACATCGACCGCCGCATCGCGCAGATGGAAGCCGAAGGTGTGACCTTCCGCACCGGTGTGCAGGTCGGTCCGCTGCCCGAAGGTTCGCCGGTGCACAGCGATGCCGCGACCGTGGTCAGCCCCGAGCAGCTGAAGGCCGAGTTCGACGCCGTCATCCTCGCCGGTGGTGCGGAACAGCCGCGCGACCTGCCGGTGCCGGGCCGTGAGCTGGCCGGCGTGCATTTCGCGATGGACTTCCTGCCGCTGCAGAACCGCGTCGTTGCCGGTGACACCGTGCCCGACCAGATCATGGCCACCGGCAAGCACGTGGTCGTGATCGGCGGTGGCGACACCGGTTCCGATTGCGTCGGTACCTCGAACCGTCACGGCGCTGCCAGCGTCATCCAGTTCGAACTGATGCCGCAGCCGCCGGAAGCCGAGAACAAGCCGCTGGTGTGGCCCTACTGGCCGATCAAGCTGCGCACCTCGTCCAGCCACGAAGAAGGCTGCGAGCGTGACTGGGCGATCGCCACCAAGGAATTCATCGGTGAGAACGGCAAGGTCACCCAGGTCAAGACGGTGCGCGTCGAGTGGAAGGACGGCCGCATGCAGGAAGTGGCCGGCACCGAGCAACTGCTGAAGGCCGACCTCGTACTGCTCGCGATGGGCTTCGTCAGCCCGGCCGGCAGCATCATCGAAAGCTTCGGCGTCGAGAAGGACGGCCGCGGCAACGCCCGCGCCACCACCGACGGTGAAGGCTGCTACGCCACCAACGTGCCCAAGGTATTCGCCGCCGGCGACATGCGCCGCGGGCAATCGCTGGTGGTGTGGGCGATCAGAGAGGGCCGTCAGTGCGCTCGTGAAGTTGACCAGTTCCTCATGGGTTCCACCACCCTGCCGCGCTGA